One part of the Alphaproteobacteria bacterium genome encodes these proteins:
- the sufB gene encoding Fe-S cluster assembly protein SufB produces the protein MEEIKKVANSHYKYGFVSEIKSNKIPKGLNEEIIKLISSKKEEPEWLLEFRLNAYSKWLQMKEPKWAKLDYPEIDYQDIFYYSEPENKEDKELKETYEKLGVPINETQENKIAVDAVFDSVSVITTHRKELEDLGIIFCSFSSAVKNHPELVKKYLATVVPATDNYFACLNSAVFSDGSFVYIPKGVKCPMDLSTYFRINSEKTGQFERTLIVADEGASVSYLEGCTAPQRDENQLHSAVVELVALDGADIKYSTVQNWFAGDEQGNGGIYNFVTKRGTAYNNAKISWAQIETGSAITWKYPSCILKGDNSIGEFYSIAITNNYQQADTGTKMIHIGKNTTSKIIAKTISCGKSESSYRGMVKVLKNAENARNYTQCDSLLIGDKCGAHTFPVVENDNKSSILEHEATTSKISEQQLFYCQQRGVKEEDAVSLIVNGFCADVMTKMPLEFASEAQELISLSLEGSVG, from the coding sequence ATGGAAGAAATAAAAAAAGTTGCAAATAGCCATTATAAATATGGTTTTGTAAGTGAGATAAAAAGCAATAAGATACCAAAGGGGCTTAATGAAGAAATTATTAAACTTATTTCTTCTAAAAAAGAAGAACCAGAGTGGTTGTTAGAGTTTAGACTTAATGCTTATAGCAAATGGTTGCAAATGAAAGAGCCTAAGTGGGCTAAGCTAGATTATCCAGAAATAGATTATCAAGATATTTTCTATTATTCAGAACCAGAGAATAAAGAAGATAAAGAGCTTAAAGAAACTTATGAAAAATTAGGTGTTCCTATAAATGAGACTCAGGAAAATAAAATTGCAGTTGATGCTGTTTTTGATAGTGTCTCTGTAATTACTACTCATAGAAAAGAGTTGGAAGATTTAGGCATAATTTTCTGTTCGTTCTCATCTGCTGTAAAGAATCATCCAGAGCTAGTTAAGAAATATTTAGCTACAGTTGTTCCTGCAACTGATAACTATTTCGCTTGTTTGAATTCTGCGGTATTTTCTGATGGTAGTTTTGTTTACATTCCTAAAGGTGTTAAATGCCCAATGGATCTATCCACATATTTTAGAATTAATAGTGAAAAAACAGGGCAGTTTGAGAGAACTCTAATCGTGGCAGATGAGGGTGCTTCTGTATCTTACTTGGAAGGTTGTACAGCTCCTCAAAGAGATGAAAATCAATTGCATTCAGCTGTTGTTGAATTAGTTGCTCTTGATGGTGCTGATATTAAATACTCCACAGTACAAAATTGGTTTGCAGGAGATGAGCAGGGCAATGGTGGTATATATAACTTTGTTACCAAAAGGGGAACTGCTTACAATAATGCAAAAATTAGTTGGGCTCAAATTGAAACAGGATCTGCTATAACATGGAAGTACCCTAGTTGTATTCTTAAAGGAGATAATTCAATAGGAGAGTTCTATTCAATAGCTATAACTAATAATTATCAGCAAGCTGATACAGGAACAAAGATGATACATATTGGGAAGAATACAACCTCTAAGATTATTGCAAAAACTATTAGCTGTGGTAAATCGGAATCTTCATATAGAGGAATGGTAAAAGTGCTAAAAAATGCAGAAAATGCCAGAAATTATACTCAATGTGATAGCCTTCTTATAGGAGATAAATGTGGTGCTCATACATTCCCAGTGGTAGAGAATGATAACAAAAGCTCAATATTAGAGCATGAAGCTACTACATCTAAGATTTCAGAACAACAGTTGTTTTACTGTCAGCAAAGAGGTGTAAAAGAAGAGGATGCAGTATCTCTTATAGTAAATGGATTTTGTGCAGATGTTATGACTAAGATGCCATTAGAGTTTGCCTCTGAAGCACAAGAATTGATTAGTTTATCCCTAGAAGGATCAGTAGGTTAG
- a CDS encoding response regulator codes for MYSWMESISHLDSGLVVALTYTNFKFFKILKSNKFLWSFLLFISGLLAIYVKQIAGIEVEVFNLNLSITDIAVISNFLMLVWAIFFISFCKSIFSTKLTNEKINKNINALIVCLVFLIAMNFIPTIRFKIKETISFASMIIALFTCFVTGSYYSSVQPKTVSKYCFSCLLAGAALIPLFLFDVFQMKSIEKSFVYNFVLYMAPIVYCLFFSVFLSAILENVRFLKARSLRIRAKKEEILRKKAEERHFKEVSEQAHKMKIIEQEKEVEANLLLKMAERGKAIQQIADKASAESESKSGYIAFLSHEVRTPLNGIMGMVRMLANTELDKKQQEFLDNLTYSGEALLSLLNDVLDFSKLSSGHMELEDIPFDLHKFIDNIVLTMKARAEQQGIELKADFDNTIPQFINGDPTRLRQVMLNLIGNSIKFTKEGGVYVSLRSIKRSGERCKIRAEVRDTGIGIPEDAKDKLFQEFVQADKSTTRNFGGTGLGLSICKKLVVAMGGEIGVISKEGDGSTFWWEVEFDIADAIEEKTEQMDYMENQKDRSYEVLVVEDDAISQKVVGSYLSSNGQLPKYASDGASAIRMVDAGDVDFVFLDMGLPDMNGIEVCKYIRQKEGVENMPVVALTGNVAEADRKRYMEQGVNFCLGKPVSPEDIQQALFEIFKLIDEKDEGKSSEEGGPQKNNKKTKAKKEEKLKEVKEELKEDDTEKKKKDLNQVSEDGSNKIDRVLIVEDDAISQKIIEGYLKNDAHTTKVAGSGKEAIDWIKAEEFDLILMDINMPGMSGLETTKRIRSLEDKKKAEVPIIAVTGNVSEEDIQDCRKAGMNDFIGKPVDPDYLRGAMLRMANVDAVGSGFSFESVNKNLEKNKIPVPKHKNPVSLEVSVQIEKNEEVKGLPYVLVVEDDPVSQKIVSEYLVSFKYNPVVVGSAEEGLSLIDKNNFLAILMDIDLPGISGLEATKKIRSLTDEMKANTPVIAITGNIKQKDVELCREVGMNDFIGKPINPNYLKGALERNRGSVEKIDLQEEELMKHLDMEVLGNLKKSFSLDVFQGLVAQFGASSQEAQKDLLEAISENDRDQIKSKAHLLKGMSRNIGLKIVGNFMEALEKDSQKEEMQDLKDMAVEADEVLEEAKAALNAWLENWTD; via the coding sequence ATGTACTCTTGGATGGAATCAATAAGTCATTTAGACTCAGGTTTGGTTGTAGCCTTAACATACACTAACTTTAAATTTTTTAAAATACTAAAGAGCAATAAGTTTTTATGGTCTTTTTTACTTTTTATTTCAGGGCTTTTAGCTATATATGTTAAACAAATAGCGGGGATAGAAGTAGAGGTTTTTAACTTAAACTTATCAATAACAGATATTGCTGTAATATCAAATTTTCTAATGTTGGTTTGGGCTATATTTTTCATATCTTTTTGTAAAAGCATATTTAGTACAAAATTAACAAATGAAAAAATAAATAAGAATATAAATGCACTAATAGTTTGTTTGGTGTTCTTAATTGCAATGAATTTTATTCCGACCATTAGATTTAAAATAAAAGAGACAATTAGTTTTGCAAGTATGATTATTGCATTGTTTACATGCTTTGTTACAGGTAGCTATTATTCGTCTGTACAACCAAAAACAGTTTCTAAATACTGTTTTTCTTGTTTGTTAGCGGGTGCAGCATTAATACCTCTTTTCTTATTTGATGTTTTTCAAATGAAATCTATAGAGAAGTCTTTTGTTTATAACTTTGTGCTATATATGGCTCCGATAGTTTATTGCTTGTTTTTCTCAGTATTTTTGTCAGCAATTCTAGAGAATGTGAGGTTTTTGAAAGCAAGATCTTTAAGAATTAGAGCTAAAAAAGAAGAGATATTAAGAAAAAAAGCAGAAGAGAGACATTTTAAAGAAGTTTCAGAACAGGCTCATAAAATGAAAATTATAGAGCAAGAAAAAGAAGTTGAAGCAAATCTATTGCTTAAAATGGCTGAAAGAGGTAAAGCGATTCAACAGATTGCTGATAAAGCAAGTGCTGAGAGTGAATCTAAGTCTGGTTATATTGCTTTCTTAAGTCATGAGGTTAGAACTCCTTTGAATGGTATTATGGGTATGGTTAGGATGTTAGCTAATACTGAGTTAGATAAAAAACAACAAGAATTCCTAGATAACTTGACTTATTCTGGTGAGGCACTGTTATCACTACTTAATGATGTGTTGGATTTCTCAAAGCTTTCTTCTGGACATATGGAGCTGGAAGACATTCCTTTTGATTTACATAAGTTTATAGATAATATTGTTCTAACTATGAAGGCTAGAGCAGAACAACAAGGAATAGAGCTAAAAGCTGATTTTGATAATACTATTCCTCAATTTATAAATGGTGACCCAACAAGGCTTAGACAGGTTATGCTTAACCTGATAGGTAACTCTATTAAGTTTACAAAAGAGGGTGGGGTTTATGTTTCTCTAAGAAGTATAAAAAGATCAGGAGAGAGATGTAAGATTAGAGCAGAGGTCCGTGATACAGGTATTGGTATTCCAGAAGATGCGAAAGATAAGTTGTTCCAAGAGTTTGTGCAGGCTGATAAATCAACTACAAGAAACTTTGGTGGAACTGGACTAGGTCTAAGTATATGTAAGAAGCTTGTTGTTGCTATGGGAGGAGAAATAGGAGTTATTTCTAAAGAAGGCGATGGTTCAACATTCTGGTGGGAAGTTGAATTCGATATAGCTGATGCAATTGAAGAAAAAACAGAGCAAATGGACTATATGGAGAACCAAAAAGATAGGTCTTATGAAGTACTTGTTGTTGAGGATGATGCTATTTCTCAAAAAGTTGTAGGGTCATACTTATCTTCAAATGGTCAATTGCCTAAATATGCTTCTGATGGAGCAAGTGCTATACGTATGGTAGATGCTGGCGATGTTGATTTTGTATTCTTAGATATGGGCTTGCCAGATATGAATGGTATAGAAGTTTGTAAGTATATAAGACAAAAAGAAGGTGTGGAAAATATGCCTGTTGTTGCTCTTACTGGTAATGTGGCGGAAGCAGACAGGAAAAGATATATGGAGCAAGGTGTGAACTTCTGTTTAGGCAAGCCTGTTTCTCCAGAAGATATTCAACAAGCTCTTTTTGAAATATTTAAGTTAATAGATGAAAAAGATGAAGGTAAGTCTTCAGAAGAAGGTGGTCCTCAAAAGAATAATAAAAAGACAAAAGCCAAAAAAGAAGAAAAACTTAAAGAAGTAAAAGAAGAACTAAAAGAAGATGATACAGAGAAGAAGAAAAAAGATTTGAATCAAGTATCTGAAGATGGCTCTAATAAAATAGATAGAGTTCTTATAGTAGAAGATGATGCTATTTCTCAAAAAATTATTGAAGGCTATTTAAAGAATGATGCCCATACTACTAAAGTTGCAGGAAGTGGTAAAGAGGCTATAGATTGGATTAAAGCAGAAGAGTTTGACCTTATACTTATGGATATAAATATGCCTGGTATGAGTGGGTTGGAAACAACAAAAAGAATAAGGTCTTTAGAGGATAAGAAAAAGGCTGAGGTTCCTATTATTGCTGTTACAGGTAATGTTTCTGAAGAGGATATACAAGATTGCAGAAAAGCTGGGATGAATGATTTCATTGGTAAGCCTGTCGACCCAGATTATCTAAGAGGTGCTATGCTTAGAATGGCAAATGTAGATGCTGTTGGTTCAGGATTCTCTTTTGAGAGTGTTAACAAAAACTTAGAAAAGAATAAAATACCTGTTCCAAAACATAAAAACCCAGTATCTTTAGAGGTATCTGTGCAAATTGAGAAAAATGAAGAAGTTAAAGGACTTCCTTATGTTCTTGTTGTCGAGGATGATCCTGTTTCTCAAAAGATAGTATCTGAATATTTGGTGTCCTTTAAATATAATCCAGTAGTTGTTGGGTCTGCGGAAGAAGGTTTGAGCCTAATAGATAAGAATAACTTCTTAGCGATATTGATGGATATTGATTTGCCCGGTATTAGTGGATTAGAAGCTACTAAAAAAATTAGATCTTTAACAGATGAAATGAAGGCAAATACACCTGTGATAGCTATAACAGGTAATATAAAACAAAAAGATGTAGAGTTATGTAGAGAAGTAGGGATGAATGACTTTATAGGTAAACCAATTAACCCTAACTATTTAAAGGGTGCGTTAGAAAGGAACAGAGGATCTGTGGAAAAAATAGATTTACAAGAAGAAGAATTAATGAAGCATTTAGATATGGAAGTGTTAGGAAATCTTAAGAAAAGTTTCTCTTTAGATGTTTTCCAAGGTCTTGTTGCTCAATTTGGAGCATCTTCACAAGAGGCACAAAAAGACTTGCTAGAAGCAATATCTGAGAATGATAGAGATCAAATAAAATCAAAAGCTCATTTGCTAAAAGGAATGTCTAGAAATATTGGTCTTAAAATTGTTGGTAACTTTATGGAAGCTCTTGAAAAAGACTCTCAAAAAGAAGAAATGCAAGATTTAAAAGATATGGCTGTAGAAGCAGACGAAGTATTAGAAGAAGCAAAAGCAGCTCTTAATGCTTGGCTTGAAAATTGGACTGATTAA
- a CDS encoding serine protease produces the protein MKKIITCFFMLFAISSCNKMQIIKPELIEYHNRYENNLPEPIILDKVSYSLPRGAIIGKRMLSLKCSSSLDSLVWKGIRKIAKEMSYQDLFFEEMSLRGYDVVGDPGLMYGVTSDKKRARYRIGAQIRGIKLNECNHRSFYWLKGVSGEGEMTVFWQVYSVAKKEIVMSIKTRGYYKLKNRNLFGREVLLNEAFASAANKLANNEEFQKLIFSKPRNKRSLREKWPFKGLEIKKANNFKDKIQKNMNRVMDSTVFIRTATGHGSGFFISKDGYLLTNYHVVGDVDSVVVENQNGLVMDADIIRVHKSRDIALLKVDVPEGLKLPFLPIRDQQAELGETVYAVGTPLLTSLKNTLSKGMVSSWRQEEGSNYELIQTDIDVQAGNSGGPLLDDKGNLLAICVSGIGEYSIGINFFIPIKDAINKLNIVFN, from the coding sequence ATGAAAAAAATAATTACATGTTTTTTTATGCTTTTTGCTATTAGCTCTTGTAATAAAATGCAAATAATAAAGCCTGAATTAATAGAGTATCATAATAGATATGAAAACAATCTGCCAGAGCCAATAATTTTAGATAAAGTTTCTTACTCTTTACCCCGAGGAGCAATTATAGGTAAAAGAATGCTTAGTTTAAAGTGTTCTTCTTCTTTAGACAGTTTGGTTTGGAAGGGGATTAGAAAAATTGCTAAAGAAATGAGTTATCAAGATTTGTTTTTTGAAGAAATGAGCCTAAGAGGATATGATGTAGTCGGAGATCCTGGCTTAATGTATGGAGTAACCTCTGATAAAAAAAGAGCTAGGTATAGAATTGGAGCTCAAATTAGAGGCATTAAATTGAATGAATGCAACCATAGAAGTTTTTATTGGCTCAAAGGTGTTTCTGGAGAGGGAGAAATGACTGTTTTTTGGCAAGTTTATTCAGTGGCGAAAAAAGAAATAGTTATGAGTATAAAAACTAGAGGGTATTATAAATTAAAAAATAGAAACTTATTTGGAAGAGAGGTTTTGTTAAACGAAGCCTTTGCCTCAGCGGCTAATAAGTTAGCAAATAATGAAGAGTTTCAAAAATTAATATTTTCAAAACCAAGAAATAAAAGAAGTTTAAGAGAAAAGTGGCCTTTTAAAGGTTTAGAGATAAAAAAAGCAAATAACTTTAAAGATAAAATACAGAAAAATATGAATCGAGTAATGGACTCTACGGTTTTTATAAGAACGGCAACGGGTCATGGAAGCGGGTTTTTTATCTCTAAAGATGGTTATTTGTTAACAAATTATCATGTTGTTGGGGATGTTGATTCTGTTGTTGTGGAAAATCAAAACGGTTTAGTAATGGATGCAGATATTATACGGGTTCATAAATCTAGAGACATTGCTTTATTAAAAGTAGATGTACCTGAGGGATTAAAATTACCTTTTTTACCTATAAGAGATCAGCAAGCTGAGCTAGGAGAAACGGTCTATGCGGTTGGAACCCCTTTGTTAACATCTTTAAAAAACACTCTTTCTAAGGGAATGGTAAGTTCTTGGAGGCAAGAAGAAGGATCTAATTATGAATTAATTCAAACAGATATTGATGTGCAAGCTGGAAATAGCGGAGGTCCTTTGCTAGATGATAAGGGAAATCTATTAGCAATTTGTGTTTCTGGTATAGGCGAATATTCAATAGGGATTAATTTCTTTATTCCTATAAAAGATGCTATTAATAAGCTTAACATAGTGTTTAATTGA
- a CDS encoding HIT domain-containing protein has protein sequence MEYDKNNIFAKILRGEIPNDTVYEDEYCLAFNDLYPKSEVHIVAIPKGEYINFAHFNSNASDIEISNFFKAISNIIREKNIELGCQILSNCGEKGGQEIPHFHMHILSGNKIKLD, from the coding sequence ATGGAATACGATAAAAATAATATATTTGCAAAGATATTAAGAGGGGAAATACCTAACGATACAGTTTATGAAGATGAATATTGTTTAGCATTTAATGACTTGTATCCAAAGTCTGAAGTTCATATCGTAGCAATACCAAAAGGAGAATATATCAATTTTGCCCACTTCAATTCTAATGCTAGTGATATAGAAATATCTAATTTCTTTAAGGCTATATCAAATATAATAAGAGAAAAAAACATTGAATTAGGCTGTCAAATACTTTCAAATTGCGGTGAAAAAGGTGGACAAGAAATTCCTCATTTCCACATGCATATATTAAGTGGGAATAAAATAAAACTTGACTAA
- the recJ gene encoding single-stranded-DNA-specific exonuclease RecJ, which yields MSLSVLKQKWEFKEASERDVLHLSQVKGIDANIASLLVSRDITVDNYDKFINPTLKDQMPDPYTLKDCEKACKIICDSIEKKEKIVIYGDYDVDGGTATSVFINFLKQLDTNVDFYIPNKLNEGYGPNAEVFKRLEKDTDLIVTVDCGTSAFDVIDNTNIKVVITDHHMAEERLPKAEAIVNPKRLDDNSGLDGIAGVAVAFLVCVAVNRELENRGYFKNREKPNLVYLLDLVALGTICDVMKLVDINRVFVSQGLKILNKQSNCGLKALIDLLDINKKIDTYHLGYVFGPRINAGGRLGESFLATKLMTSKNYNEAFEIAKKLNSLNEDRKEIESRIHEEALAYLSDEIENRELKSNLSFVYNPDWHSGVLGIVASRLKEKFNKPSFVLCCEKGVAYGSGRSVSGVDIGAIVVLGKQKGLIKDGGGHKMAAGFSCDIDRIEEVKNFISKQIAKATDGKEIVKTLKIDSVISIKGANKDLIEAIDLMSPFGNGNPQPRFCFQELKIAKTIVLAGKHIKCFLSSPYTKGTLEAIAFNVIDTKIGDFLLDKSNNPISVVGTLNTNSWNGRETIQLIIEDAK from the coding sequence ATGAGTTTATCTGTATTAAAGCAAAAATGGGAATTTAAAGAAGCATCTGAAAGAGATGTTTTACACCTTTCGCAAGTCAAAGGCATAGATGCAAACATAGCTTCTCTTTTAGTATCAAGAGACATAACTGTTGATAATTATGACAAATTCATAAACCCTACACTAAAAGATCAAATGCCAGATCCATACACATTAAAAGATTGCGAAAAAGCTTGTAAAATAATCTGCGACTCTATTGAGAAAAAAGAAAAAATAGTAATATATGGAGATTATGATGTAGATGGAGGAACAGCTACATCTGTATTTATAAATTTTTTAAAACAGTTAGATACAAATGTAGATTTTTATATACCAAATAAGTTAAATGAAGGCTATGGTCCAAATGCAGAAGTTTTTAAAAGACTCGAAAAAGACACAGATTTAATAGTAACTGTTGACTGCGGAACATCTGCTTTTGATGTTATAGATAATACAAATATAAAAGTGGTTATAACAGATCATCATATGGCAGAAGAAAGGCTTCCTAAAGCTGAAGCAATTGTAAACCCTAAAAGACTTGATGACAACTCTGGACTTGATGGCATAGCTGGTGTTGCTGTTGCATTTTTAGTTTGTGTTGCTGTAAATAGAGAGCTTGAAAATCGTGGTTATTTCAAAAATAGAGAAAAACCTAATTTAGTATACCTATTAGATTTAGTTGCTTTAGGAACTATATGTGATGTTATGAAACTAGTAGATATAAATAGAGTTTTTGTGTCTCAAGGGCTAAAGATTCTAAACAAACAAAGCAATTGCGGTTTAAAAGCTTTAATAGATTTATTAGACATAAACAAAAAGATAGACACTTATCATTTAGGTTATGTTTTTGGCCCAAGAATAAATGCTGGAGGCAGATTAGGAGAGTCTTTCTTAGCAACAAAATTAATGACTTCAAAAAATTATAATGAAGCTTTTGAAATTGCTAAAAAGCTTAATAGCCTAAACGAAGATAGAAAAGAAATAGAGAGTCGAATACATGAAGAAGCTCTAGCCTATTTAAGCGATGAAATTGAAAACAGAGAGCTAAAAAGCAATCTTTCATTTGTATATAATCCTGATTGGCATAGTGGAGTTTTAGGAATTGTTGCATCAAGACTAAAAGAAAAATTTAATAAGCCTTCTTTTGTATTATGCTGTGAAAAAGGAGTTGCTTATGGTTCAGGAAGGTCTGTAAGTGGTGTAGATATTGGAGCCATAGTAGTACTTGGAAAACAAAAAGGTCTTATAAAAGACGGAGGCGGTCATAAAATGGCTGCAGGTTTCTCTTGTGATATAGATAGAATCGAAGAAGTTAAGAACTTTATAAGTAAACAAATAGCAAAAGCTACTGATGGCAAAGAAATAGTAAAAACTTTAAAAATAGATTCTGTAATATCTATAAAAGGAGCGAACAAAGATTTAATAGAAGCTATAGATTTAATGTCTCCATTTGGGAATGGAAATCCTCAACCTAGATTCTGCTTTCAAGAATTAAAAATAGCCAAAACAATCGTATTAGCTGGCAAACATATCAAATGTTTTCTAAGTTCCCCATATACAAAAGGAACCCTAGAAGCCATTGCCTTTAATGTTATAGATACAAAAATAGGAGACTTCCTATTAGATAAGTCCAACAATCCAATATCAGTTGTTGGAACTTTAAATACAAACTCTTGGAACGGTCGAGAAACAATTCAATTAATTATAGAAGATGCAAAATAA
- a CDS encoding sugar phosphate nucleotidyltransferase, giving the protein MTTINDIEFIIPCAGLSTRNYPQSKGLPHKSLLPFGSYRLIDHILKDIFKIGGRNITIIVSNEEVIHAFKNAFKDDSDIQKKLEAKGRFDILDVVREVEIPEDADIKYVIQEKALGTGQCLALAYDQSEGRHGVMIFPDDIYISKDESNTNLNKFINNFLNDDKRILVQGIKREDVSNNAILVEGRLVEKPKNPTTNIGGFSPVAIPKECMKNTHEIISKYIAEVEEHNQEWFHVDAINDFLDKYENEGFSIDMPVKDDEDLYMDTGSRPLYEKAFLRSLILLSKDKEQHMEEIKEFLN; this is encoded by the coding sequence ATGACAACAATAAATGATATAGAATTTATAATACCATGTGCAGGATTAAGTACAAGAAATTATCCTCAATCAAAAGGACTTCCTCATAAATCTTTACTGCCATTTGGCTCTTATAGATTAATAGATCATATTCTGAAAGATATATTTAAAATAGGTGGAAGAAACATAACTATAATAGTTTCAAATGAAGAAGTTATACATGCTTTTAAAAATGCTTTTAAAGATGATTCTGATATACAGAAAAAATTAGAAGCTAAGGGCAGATTTGATATTCTAGATGTTGTAAGAGAAGTGGAAATTCCAGAGGATGCAGATATAAAATATGTTATTCAAGAGAAAGCTTTGGGGACGGGGCAGTGTTTAGCTCTTGCTTATGACCAATCAGAAGGAAGACATGGTGTTATGATCTTCCCAGATGATATCTATATATCAAAAGATGAAAGTAATACAAATTTAAATAAATTTATTAATAACTTCTTAAATGATGACAAAAGAATATTGGTTCAGGGCATTAAAAGAGAAGATGTATCTAATAATGCTATATTAGTAGAGGGAAGACTTGTTGAAAAGCCGAAGAATCCAACTACAAATATTGGAGGATTTTCTCCTGTAGCTATTCCTAAAGAGTGCATGAAAAATACTCATGAAATAATATCTAAATATATAGCAGAAGTTGAAGAGCATAATCAAGAGTGGTTTCATGTTGATGCAATTAATGACTTCTTAGATAAGTATGAAAATGAAGGTTTTTCTATTGATATGCCTGTAAAGGATGATGAGGATTTATATATGGATACAGGGTCAAGACCTCTTTATGAAAAAGCATTTTTGAGATCTTTAATCCTTCTTTCAAAAGATAAAGAACAACATATGGAAGAAATAAAAGAGTTTCTAAATTAG
- the gpmI gene encoding 2,3-bisphosphoglycerate-independent phosphoglycerate mutase, with product MKPVVLCILDGFGHNPNKEFNAIELAKTPNIDSLFEKYPHTLISASGLDVGLPDGQMGNSEVGHMNIGAGRVVLQDLPKIEKTIKEDTLKDQAVLANAIATLKENGKTCHISGLLSSGGVHSHIDQIEALAKAFSEQGVTVKVHALLDGRDTPPSSAIDFLADFEKRIEKMENVSIATIAGRFYGMDRDNNWNRVEPAYNAIVSATGESFCCADKAIKDSYENGKTDEFVIPCVIEGYKGMEDGDAFIFANFRADRAREITKALFQKSFEGFDRDKVIEFSTKAGMTEYSSEHNDFMDTIFPPEELKNVLGKVVSDKGLNQLRIAETEKYAHVTFFLNGGEEKVYEGEDRILVNSPKVETYDLQPEMSAPEVCDKLVDAINSGKYDLVVVNFANCDMVGHTGVLEAAVKAVETVDTCVGKVVEAVKSQSGAMLMTADHGNSEKMWDEEGNCPFTAHTTNLVPLIAIECGDVNLMPEGGKLANIAPTILKLMEVEQPAEMTEESLF from the coding sequence ATGAAACCTGTAGTTTTATGTATATTAGATGGATTCGGACACAATCCAAACAAAGAATTTAATGCTATTGAATTAGCAAAGACTCCAAACATAGATTCTCTTTTTGAGAAATACCCTCATACTTTAATCTCTGCGAGCGGATTAGATGTTGGTTTGCCAGATGGTCAAATGGGTAACTCTGAAGTAGGGCACATGAATATCGGAGCAGGTAGAGTTGTATTACAAGACTTACCAAAAATTGAAAAAACCATTAAAGAAGATACTTTAAAAGATCAAGCAGTTTTAGCAAATGCAATTGCTACTCTTAAAGAGAACGGTAAAACTTGCCATATATCTGGATTACTTTCTTCAGGTGGAGTTCACTCTCATATAGACCAAATAGAAGCTTTAGCAAAAGCATTTTCAGAACAAGGAGTAACTGTAAAAGTTCATGCTTTACTTGACGGTAGAGATACACCTCCATCAAGTGCTATAGATTTTTTAGCAGATTTTGAAAAAAGAATCGAAAAAATGGAAAATGTTTCTATAGCTACAATAGCTGGTCGTTTTTATGGGATGGATAGAGACAACAACTGGAATCGTGTAGAACCTGCTTATAATGCTATAGTTTCAGCAACAGGAGAATCTTTCTGTTGTGCAGATAAAGCAATAAAAGACTCATATGAAAACGGGAAAACTGATGAGTTTGTGATACCTTGTGTTATTGAAGGATATAAAGGAATGGAAGACGGAGATGCTTTCATTTTTGCTAACTTCCGTGCTGATAGAGCTAGAGAAATCACAAAAGCATTATTCCAAAAAAGCTTCGAAGGTTTTGATAGGGATAAAGTTATAGAATTCTCAACAAAAGCAGGGATGACTGAATACTCATCTGAACATAATGATTTTATGGACACAATCTTTCCTCCAGAAGAGTTAAAAAATGTTCTTGGTAAAGTTGTTTCTGACAAGGGATTAAACCAATTAAGAATTGCAGAGACAGAGAAATATGCTCATGTAACATTCTTCCTAAATGGTGGAGAAGAAAAAGTATATGAAGGAGAAGATAGAATTCTTGTAAATTCTCCAAAAGTTGAAACTTATGATTTACAACCAGAGATGTCTGCTCCAGAGGTTTGCGACAAATTAGTTGATGCTATTAACTCTGGAAAATATGACTTAGTAGTTGTGAACTTTGCTAACTGCGATATGGTTGGACACACTGGAGTTCTTGAAGCTGCTGTTAAAGCTGTAGAAACAGTTGACACATGTGTAGGTAAAGTTGTAGAGGCTGTTAAATCTCAAAGTGGTGCGATGCTTATGACTGCTGATCACGGTAATAGTGAAAAAATGTGGGATGAAGAAGGCAATTGCCCATTCACTGCTCACACAACTAATCTAGTTCCTTTAATTGCAATTGAATGTGGAGATGTTAATCTAATGCCAGAGGGCGGGAAACTTGCTAACATTGCTCCAACAATATTAAAATTAATGGAGGTTGAACAGCCTGCAGAAATGACTGAAGAAAGTCTTTTCTAG